The genomic region AGGCAAGGATGACCTATGGAATCCTAAATTCTTGAAGAATTGAGAGAATAGTATAAACTAAGAGGGAGATGCCAGGGTTTTCTCCCATCAAATATGAGAATACTCCATGTTCAATCAGGATGCAGGGAATCACACCATTTGGATCGTAAGACGTAAATATTCTCGGGATTATTGAGAAGATCCATCCAAGTGAGTGACTAAGGACCCAAAAGACCTTTGTCAAAATTATTTGACCTCTAAAGGTCAGGCCTCAGGAATGGCACCATTTCAGAAAGCAAGCCTACTTCAGAAAACCTTTTCGGATCCTTTCTTCATGTGCCATTTAGTAGCTCTACTTAAGAGTGAAATTTTTCCCATAATCTTCCTCTCACCCCTTTGATTGAGGATAGTCAATCAGTATCAAAAGAGAGAATAGATAGTATGGCTAAGCAATGGCTCTGAGGCATTCCCTTAGGATCTTTGGGAATCTGAGAAGGAAAAGTGTGTATCTCAGAAGGGCTCAGATGGTGCATCCGCAAAGTCGTGGGACATTATGAACAGAGCCTGTCAGGTCCCCTGGTCTCAGGTAAAGGACAATGGCTAAGGAGGCAGTGACAGCCTATTGGAGGCACCTCCTCTGATACCCACTGAGAAGACTTAACTGAGGGAGTCAACATATGCCAACACTAGGATGTCTCTTGAGTTTAAGCGAAAAAAACCAGCAAGGCTGGGTCCAGACAAATTTGTGGCTCAAGCGAAGTCTGCTTTCATTGTCTTCCATCTCCTTTCCATGTCCTGCTTGATCTCTAGCCACCCAAACAGCCATCACGCAACTCACTGTAGATGGTGGCCTGAAGTCACCACCACAGATGACACGTCTCATGTACAGTTAAGTCCCTCTGCTCTGCACATTTCCTACCACTTCCATATCAAAGTTTACAGAAGTCCTGTGCTAGGCCCCTTTCACTCAGGCCCCTTGGAAGGGCCTACATTAATGACTAGGTCACCTGGCGTACAACTTCCTATTACGGTTTTAGCAACTGGTAGCCTGTTACTTCCTTCACAAATCAACCTTACCTGATCTTGCACTCTTAAATACTTCCACTTTTAGTACCATAAATGTGGCACATTTCTTTACTACAAATCACAGATAATGTAGATCATTTATTTTTGGATGATGTAGGTCAacgtttctcaaagtgtggtctgtatACCACCTGTCACTATGCTGGGGGACAGGAGTTGCTTCCTGAAAATGCAGATCCCCAGGCCTCACCAGTGATCCAAGCAATTAGGTTCTCTGGCAGCAtctttaacaagctccccagttGATTCTTCTGCTAATTAAATCTGCAAATATCATATGACATGCATACGCAGCATTGTGCTATGCAGGTGCTGCATATCAGAGTAGATATGAGAACCTCAAACACAATTAATGCCCACTATTAACTTATAAAACAGGGtcatttctaaatattaaaaGGACTAAAAAGTTGACCTGCCATGTGTgtgggcagggagtatatggaaacctctgtaccttctgctcaattttgctgtggacctagaactgctctaaaaattgaagtttatttttaaaaaaacaaattgacTTGCCTAAGATGGAGCAGATGGACATGTGCCTCCTTGGCTCACTTTTTCTGTCTATATGGATCATCCTCCTTTTAGCCTCTGCCATCCTAGCCTAACCTCCTCTCTGAAGCCCCAAACTCCTGAGAAAGAGCCCAGCTCCAGGCTCCCATAGCCCAATGTACATACTGATTATGACAATATTAGAGCGTTGACACCCTACACTGTGACCAACCATTCTCTTTTCTGATCCTGGTGAAGCACAAACCATCTGGTTTCTTCACTGCCATATTCCCACCCTCTAGTGTGGTATATGGAACTCTATAGGTATGTGATCAAGTTTGCTGAATGACTgactgagcaaatgaatgaatgatcttgCCACTGAAATTAACATTAGGTGAAGTGTGTTGGAAGGATGGACGGACAAACTGGCTAAACCTCTCCTTTTACACACACAAAGATATTCCTTAGAGTCATCGTTCCTCGTCTCCCTGAGGCACAGGAATTGAGGGCCTCATTTCTTCAATCTATTACTATAGTCAATGCTCTGATAAATTAATCACTTCCAGTCCTAGTAGACAAAGGACTCAGTGATACTGCCATCTGAAGTATTATACCAACAGCGGCTATGAGGAAAACAGAAGCCACACTAGATATTTCAAACAAGGGGATTTAATGCAGGGAATTGATTACACAGGCTTGGTAAGGCTGAAAGAGGGCCATTGAAATAACCCAGATGTTAGTAAACACAGGAAGCAGCTACTAACCTTAGGGCTGGGGGAACGAAAGGGAAGAGATGGTGTTACCAGAACCTAGAAGCTTTGTTGGGGGACCCCCCACGGCTGGTGCCTGGCCCTCTCTGGGGGCTGCTGCGCGGCTGCTGCTTGGGCTTCTGAGGGGGGCGCTGCTTGGCTGGTGGTGGTCGGGCCTCTGGGCGGGGGCGTGGCTGACGCTCAGACCTCGGAGGGGACCGTGGCTTGGCTGGTGCTCTGACCACCGCGGGGGGTGCCGCTGGCTGTTTCTTGGGCTTCTTAGGGGACGTTGCACGGCGGCTGGGGCTGAGAGGGCCAAAAGAAGCTGGAGGCTGGAGCCATGGCTCTCCTCTGCTGCTTAAGGGATGCTGACAGGTGCTGGAAACAGGAAGGCAggccctgctccccctcccaccttccaATCTCCCTCCAGTACCTTCCAATGCCACAACCTACTGGGGAGCTGTCTGTCAGGGGATCGGGAGAAGAGCAGTTTgcagagccccagccccagcatcaCAGAGTAAAGCAGGAAGGGGGGCCTCGGAGCTGAGAGACAAGAGGCCAACATCCAGCTGAGGTGCTGGGTGGGCAGTGCAGACCACTTACCTGGTCTTTTGGCAGGCACAGCAGATCCagtcctcttccttcttctggtAGAAGCAGCCACTTCGACAGATGCTGTATTTCCGATCCACGATCTCACGTTTGGAGTTGAGGAAGGTGAATGGTGGGCAGCAACGTATGACGAAGTGCTCGGAAAACTTCTGGTTCTTGGAGAGTCTGGGACCCTCCTTACCCGTTTTCTGACTCATCTCACTGGAAATCATCCATGAAACAGCACATGAGATGAGGGAGCTGTGTGCTCCAAGAACCCACTCCCTGCTGCTCCCATAGTCCAGGTTAGCAT from Equus caballus isolate H_3958 breed thoroughbred chromosome 16, TB-T2T, whole genome shotgun sequence harbors:
- the MOBP gene encoding myelin-associated oligodendrocyte basic protein isoform X1, with protein sequence MSQKTGKEGPRLSKNQKFSEHFVIRCCPPFTFLNSKREIVDRKYSICRSGCFYQKKEEDWICCACQKTSPSRRATSPKKPKKQPAAPPAVVRAPAKPRSPPRSERQPRPRPEARPPPAKQRPPQKPKQQPRSSPQRGPGTSRGGSPNKASRFW
- the MOBP gene encoding myelin-associated oligodendrocyte basic protein isoform X2; the protein is MSQKTGKEGPRLSKNQKFSEHFVIRCCPPFTFLNSKREIVDRKYSICRSGCFYQKKEEDWICCACQKTSPSRRATSPKKPKKQPAAPPAVVRAPAKPRSPPRSERQPRPRPEARPPPAKQRPPQKPKQQPRSSPQRGPGTSRGGSPNKASRF
- the MOBP gene encoding myelin-associated oligodendrocyte basic protein isoform X3 translates to MSQKTGKEGPRLSKNQKFSEHFVIRCCPPFTFLNSKREIVDRKYSICRSGCFYQKKEEDWICCACQKTRLKRKTKPTPKKK